The following is a genomic window from Capnocytophaga stomatis.
TTTACTTCATCAGGAATAGGAATATCACCAAAGAAAACCAATTCAATGTAAGGATTTCCGTTATTGTATTCCACTTTTGAAAGGTCTTTTAAGAAACGACCTCCGTCAAACTCGTACGTGTCGATACTGGTTTCAATGAAAGTATTGGCATTATTCTTAAACTGAGAAACTCTCCAAACTTCATAGAAAGTATATCCCGCAGGAACCATTACCAAAGTAGCACAAATGTAAGCTATATTTGAAATTCGCTTGCGTTTGGAAGAATTTGCATAAACTACCATTGGTAAACGTAAGAAACGAAGTACCAAAAATGTAGCCAAACCAATAAAAATGGTGTTGATTAAGAATAAATACAAAGCTCCCAAAGCCAATTTCCAATCACCAACAGCTAAGAAAAAACCAACAGTACAAAGTGGCGGCATCAATGCAGTAGCAATAGCAACTCCAAAAATAACACTTGCCATTGTACCACGTTTAGCTCGAGCGATTACCAAAGCCAATCCACCGAAAAAGGCAATCAATACGTCGCGAATATCAGGGGAAGTACGTGCCAAAAGCTCAGAGGAAGTATCACGAAGCGGAAACAACCAAAAGAAAACAAAAGCTGAAGTCACACTCAAGACAACCATCACCCCGAAGTTCTTTACGGCTCGTCGTAATAAGTCCACATCATTGATAGCCAAGGAAAGAGCCATTCCTAAAATAGGTCCCATCAATGGAGAAATTAACATCGCTCCGATAATTACAGCTGTTGAATTGGCATTTAATCCTAATGATGCAATTACGATGGAGCAAATCAAAATCCAAGAGGTGTGTCCTTTAAAGGAAATGTCGGCTTTTATACTTTCGATGGTAGCTTTTCTGTCGGTGTCTTGACGAATATTCATCAATTCAGAGAGAAACTCTTTAGTTTGTTCTAAAATACTTTTAGGTTTCTCATTTGTGTCATTCATTGCACTCATAGTTAATTCATTTTTATTAAATTTAAATATTATTCAATCCCGAACGTATGTGTAAATCGCGTTGTGGGAAAGGAATTTCGATATTATGTTTTGTAAATTCCTTAAAAATTTCATAGTACAATTCGCTTTTTAAAACGATTGGCTTTTGAATATAGGTAGATGTCCAGACAACAAGCTCAAAGTTTAGTGAATTATCGCCGTATTCAACAAACCAAAAAGCCGGAGCCGGGTCTTTCAATACGCCGGAATGATTTTTAGCTATTTCCAGAACAATATTTTTCACTTTTTCAGGGTCTTCTTTATAAGCAACTCCCACAGGATAATGAAAACGAACCAAACGATCATTATGCGACCAATTCGTTACATTTCCGTTAATAAACTGAGAATTAGGTACAATTACCGAAATATTGTCATTAGTAACAATTTTAGTGGAACGCATTGAAATAGAAATGACATCTCCTGAAATATCTCCAACCTGAATGCGGTCGCCTATCTTGATTGGACGTTCAAAAAGAATAATTATCCCTGATATAAAATTATTGGTAATGTTCTGTAAACCAAATCCGATACCGACACCCAATGCCCCAAAAAGCCAACTGAAAGCCCCTAATTCAAATCCTGCTGATTTAAAAATGAACAGAAAGCCAAATAGCAAAATCAAATATCGAATTATAGTCACAATCGCAGAACGATTTCCTTTTTCTGCGATGCGACCTACAAAGAATTTATGTTCCAGAAAATACGTGATTTTCCTCGAAGCAAAAATCAAAACAGTAATAGAAACTATTAAATATACCAATGTCAATAAAGTAAAATTACTTCCTTGTATATTAAAAATTACATAGTTCATTACTTCCTTAAGTTTTTCGAAAAAATCGAACTCTGTTTCTTTCATTTTAGCAAGATTTATGCTTTTAGGCAGATAATTTTTTAGTAATCTCCTAATGTTTCAGGATTTTGAGCGAGGGCTTTGGCAAGTTGCTCATCATTCGGTGCTTTTCCGTGCCAAGCGTGTGTGCCCATCATAAAATCTACACCATTCCCCATCTCGGTATGCAGAAGTACACATACGGGTTTTCCTTTACCGGTTAGCGATTTGGCCTTTTGCATCCCTTGAAGAATAGAAGGAATATCATTTCCTTTTTCAATATCAATTACTTGCCAACCGAATGCTTCAAATTTGGCTCGTAAATCGCCTAATGGCAGAACATTATCGGTACTTCCGTCGATTTGTTTTTTGTTGTAATCAACGGTAGCTATCAGGTTATCGACGCCTTTTCCGCCAGCGTACATCGCTGCTTCCCAAATTTGTCCTTCTTGCAGTTCGCCGTCTCCGTGTAGTGTGTACACCAAATGCTTATCACCGTTGAGTTTTTTGGTCAGTGCAGCTCCAATCCCAACAGAAAGCCCTTGCCCTAAAGAACCTGAAGCAATGCGTACGCCTTCCAATCCTTCGTGTGGAGTGGGGTGACCTTGCAAACGTGAATTTAGCAATCGGAATGTATTTAGCTCACTTATAGGAAAATAGCCTCTTCGTGCTAAAACGCTGTAAAACACTGGAGAAATATGTCCGTTAGAAAGGAAGAAAAGGTCTTCATTTTTGCCGTCCATTGAAAAATCGGTGTTAATTTCCATTAATTCGTTATAAAGGCAAACTAAAAATTCAGTACAACCAAGCGAACCACCGGGATGTCCTGAATTTACTTTATGAACCATTCGTAAAATATCTCTACGTACTTGCGTAGTTAAATCTGTAAGTTGTTGAATATTCGACATAGTTATTTTTTAATTTATCCGCACAAATGTATATCTTTTTATTCTTGTGTGCAAGAAGATTCAAAAAAATGAAAGTGTAACAAAAACAAAATCAAAAGAATACTTTTTCAAAAAGATAAATTTTGCTTCGATTTTATTAAAAATGGAATTGATTATATAAAATATTGTAATTTTGTGCTCGCAAAAGTATTAAGATTGTAGAATTCAAAATTAATTTTACTTTTTAAGATATTGATTATTAGATAAAATAGATAGAAAATGTACATAGATTTTAAAGAATTACCCGAAAATTCACGAATTTGGATATACCAAAGTAATCGCAGTTTCACCGAAGCAGAACAAGCAGAATTACACACCAAAATAAAAACATATCTGGAAAATTGGACGGCTCACGGAATTGGGCTAACTGCCTCATACGAATTACGTTACAATAGATTTGTTGTGATAGGAGTAAATCAGGAATTACACGCAGTTTCAGGATGTTCGTTGGACAATTTGGCTCAATTTATTCAGCAATTAGAAAAAGATTTTCAAGTTGATTTGCTTGACAGAATGAACGTAAGTTACAGACAAGGAGAGTTTATCGCGTACAAAAACTTAGCTGATTTCAAAAAAATGGTAAAAGAAAAAGCTGTTTCTGCTAAAACCATCGTATTCAATAATTTAGTAAATACAAAAGCCGAATACGAAACTCATTGGGAAATTCCAATGGAAGAAAGCTGGCACAGTCGTTTTCTATAATTTAAAATCATCTTTTTAAAAGAAAAACAACTTATTATCAATTATTTGTATTCGTTTTTTTATAAGAATTTATTTAGGTGATTTTCGTCTTTCAAAAAATATTTTCTTATTTCGAAAAAAGATGTAAATTTGCACGCGGAAAAAAAATCGGGGTGTGGCGCAGTTGGTAGCGTACACGTATGGGGTGCGTGTGGTCGCTGGTTCGAGTCCAGTCACCCCGACTTTTTAACTTCTGATAATGATTCTAAATTCTTTTTCTTTTTGAAACATAATCGTTTTATTTATAGTTATTTACAAAATAAAAATAAAATTATTTTATAAATTACTTGACAACCCCTATCTTCAAAATGTATATTTGCACGCTTTTACAAAAAATATACATTGATTCAGATGAAATTATCTAATTTTAACTTCGACCTTCCAAAAGAATTATTAGCCGAATATCCAAGTGAGAATCGCGACGAGGCTCGTTTGATGGTTTTGCACCGAAAAACGGGAGAAATTGAGCATAGGTTATTCAAAGATGTCATTGATTATTTTGATGATCAGGATGTTTTCGTGCTGAACAACACTAAAGTTTTTCCTGCTCGTTTGTACGGAAATAAAGAAAAAACCAAAGCTAAAATCGAAGTTTTTTTACTTAGAGAACTCAATGCAGAACAACGTTTGTGGGATGTTTTAGTTGACCCTGCCAGAAAAATCCGAATAGGTAACAAACTTTATTTTGGAAAAGATGACAGTTTGGTAGCTGAAGTTATCGATAATACGACTTCCAGAGGAAGAACTCTTCGCTTTTTGTACGATGGATCTTACGAAGAATTCCGCAATAAATTAACAGAATTGGGGCAAACACCTCTACCTAAGTATATTTCGCGTGCTGTAGAGCCTGAGGACGAAGAGCGATATCAAACCATTTACGCTAAGCACGAAGGAGCTGTTGCTGCACCCACTGCCGGTTTGCACTTTTCAAAACATTTAATGAAAAGGCTCGAAATCAAAGGGATAAATTTTGCAGAAGTAACTCTACACGTAGGATTGGGTACATTTAGCCCTGTTGAAGTAGAGGATCTTTCAAAACATAAAATGGATAGTGAGGAGGTTTTCATTCCTGAAGATCAGACCAAAATCATCAATAAAGCCAAACTTAACAAAAAAAAGGTTTGTGCCGTTGGGACAACTGTGATGCGAGCTTTGGAAAGTTCTGTTTCATCTGAAAATACAGTTAATCCGTACATCGGTTGGACGAATAAATTTATTTTTCCTCCGTATGATTTTAGCGTAGCTAATGCAATGATTACCAACTTCCATACTCCAAAATCAACTCTTTTGATGATGGTTTCTGCCTTCGGAGGGCACGATTTGGTAATGAGGGCTTACAAGGAAGCAGTAGCTGAAAAATACAAGTTTTATTCGTACGGAGATGCGATGTTGATACTTTAAGCATCCCATTCCGTAGAAGAATAGTTTGGTTTTTTAGATTTGAAATTCGACAGAAATTTCTTTAATTTCATATTTTTCGAGATAAAAACCATAAAAATTTTGTGAATAACAAAATTATTCGTAATATTGCACTCTCTTATAAGCGTTTAAAGAGTAAAGAGGTTTATTTTAATGTTTAATTCTTTCTGATGAAAATTCGCTAAACTCTTGATTTTCAAAAGGAAATACAAATTTAATTATCAGCAAATGGCTGAACAAAAACAAACGCAAGAAGAATTCTTGCAAAATTTTGACTGGACAAAATACCAAGAAGGTATTGAAGGTGTTCAAGAGGATAAGTTGAAAAACTTTGAGGATTTAGTAAAAAACAATTTTGTTGATACACAGGACAATGAGGTTGTTGAAGGAACAGTTGTTAGAATCACTGACAGAGAGGCGATTATCGATATCAATGCCAAATCGGAAGGTGTTATTTCTTTGAATGAGTTCCGTTATAATCCTAACTTAAAAGTAGGTGATAAAGTAGAAGTTTTGATTGACATCCGTGAGGATAAAACAGGACAATTGGTACTTTCTCACAGAAAAGCACGTACAATTAAAGCGTGGGATCGTGTGAATTTGGCTCACGAAAATGGAGAAATCGTAAACGGATTTGTTAAGAGCAGAACAAAAGGTGGTATGATTGTTGATGTATTTGGAATTGAGGCATTCTTACCAGGTTCTCAAATTGATGTGAAACCTATCCGTGATTACGAACAATATGTGAACAAAACAATGGAGTTCAAAATTGTGAAAGTAAACCACGAATTCAAAAACGTAGTTGTTTCACACAAGGCTCTTATTGAGGCTGATATTGAAGAACAGAAAAAAGAAATCATCGGACAACTTGAAAAAGGTCAAGTTTTGGAAGGTGTTGTTAAAAATATCACTTCTTACGGTGTGTTTGTTGACTTAGGTGGTGTTGATGGATTAATCCACATTACAGACCTTTCTTGGTCAAGAATCAATCATCCGAACGAAGTGGTTGAATTAGACCAAAAATTAAACGTAGTTATCTTAGATTTTGATGATAACAAATCACGTATCCAATTAGGATTGAAACAATTAAGCAAACACCCTTGGGATGCTTTAGCTGACGACTTGAAAGTTGGAGATAAAGTTAAAGGAAAAGTAGTTGTTATTGCTGACTATGGTGCTTTTGTTGAAATCGCAGAAGGAGTTGAAGGTTTAGTTCACGTATCGGAAATGTCTTGGAGTACACACCTTCGTTCAGCACAGGATTTTGTAAATCTTGGTGATGAAATTGAAGCTGTTGTATTAACTTTGGATCGTGATGAGCGTAAGATGTCATTGGGTATCAAACAATTGACTTCTGACCCTTGGGCTAACATCGCTACAAAATATCCTGTAGGTTCAAAACACGTTGGAACAGTTCGTAACTTTACAAACTTCGGAGTATTTGTTGAGTTAGAAGAAGGAATTGACGGATTGATTTACATCTCAGATCTTTCTTGGTCTAAAAAAATCAAACATCCTTCAGAATTTGTGAACGTAGGAGATAAATTGGATGTCGTAGTTTTAGAATTAGATGTTGATGCTCGTAAACTTTCTTTAGGACACAAACAAACTACTGAAAATCCTTGGGATAAATATGAAGTAGATTTCGCGGTAGGAACAGTTCACAGCGGAACTATTTCTAAAATGGTAGATAAAGGAGCAACTGTTGAATTTAATGAGGATATCGTTGCGTTCATACCTACACGTCACTTAGAGAAAGAAGATGGCAAGAAACTTGGAAAAGGCGATACAGCTGATTTCAAAGTGATTGAGTTCAATAAAGAATTCAAAAGAGTTGTAGCTTCTCACACTTCTATCTTTAGAGAAGAAGAAGAGAAAATTGCTAAAGAAGCATCAAGCTCTACAACAACTGTCGAAAAATCAACTTTAGGAGACTTAGAAGCTCTTCAAGAGTTGAAAGACAAAATGGAAAAAGGAAAGTAATTTAGTTTTTTTCATAATTTTTTGTTTTAATGAGGAAAAGCCGTTGCTGGGAAGTGACGGCTTTTTTGCATTTTAAATTTAAAAAATTTCATTTTTTATAAATTTATTACGAAGTTTGTGAGTTGAATTCATTACATTTTTTCAGTCAGAGAAATAAGTCAAATTAAGATGAAGAAAGTTTTAATCATTACATATTATTGGAAACCTGCCGGAGGACCCGGAGTACAACGCTGGATAAAGTTTGTTAAGTACTTGCGTGACTTTAACATTGAGCCTATTGTTTATATACCTGAAAATCCGGAATATCCAATAATTGATGAAAGAATAGGGGAGGACTTACCATCTGATATTCAGGTAATAAAACATCCTATTTGGGAACCATACGGATTAGCTTCTTTATTTTCCAAAAAGAAAACACAGAAAATAAGTTCGGGAATTATTCCTCGTAAAAAAGTATCTTTTATAGAAAAAATTATGCTTTGGATACGGGGCAATTTATTTATTCCCGATGCGAGAAAGTTTTGGATAAAACCATCTGTTAATTTCCTTTCAAATTTTATACAAGAAAATGAAATTCAAACAGTTATAACTACTTCTCCGCCTCATAGTGTACACCTAATAGGTTATTATTTGAAAAAGAAATTTCCACAACTAAAATGGATTAGTGATTTTCGTGATCCGTGGACAACAATCGGTTATTACAAAGATTTACGTCTGACAAAATGGGCTGATAAAAAACATAAATTTTGGGAAAAAGAAATCTTACAATCTTCTGATTTAGTTATTGTTACAAGTTTTAAAACCAAGGAGGAATTTTCACAAATTACAAAAAAGCCAATTAAAGTAACAACCAATGGATATGATATTGTAAATCAGCCGAAAGCAAAGGTTTCGGATAAATTTTTAATTTCACATATCGGTTCATTGCTTTCTGATAGAAATCCAAAGGTACTTTGGAAAGTATTAGCTGATTTAGTTGCTGAAAATAAGGAATTTGCTGAAAACTTTGAATTATGTTTTGCAGGAAAAATAAGTAGCGATGTAGAAGAAGAAATAGATTCTTTAGGGTTGAGTAAATATACAACAAATATGGGGTATATTTCTCATAATGAAGCTATTGAATTACAGCAAAAATCTCAAGTATTGTTATTAATTGAAATTAATTCAAAAGAGACAGAATGCATTATACCCGGGAAATTGTTTGAATATATGATTTCGGGACGTCCTATTTTAGCAATAGGTCCTGAAAATTGGGATGTTATAAAAATTATTAAGGAAACTAATACTGGGTGTTTTGTTGGGTATGATAACGAAACCAAAATTAAGGAAATTATTTTGGCTTGGTACAATAACTATAAGCATAATAATCTGAAAACTAACCCTATAGGATTAGCTCCTTACAGTAGAAAAAATTTAACCGAAAAGTTAGCTGAATTAATAAAAAATGTCTAAAGTTTCTTTAAAAGAAATCAATCGTTTGGCAATTCCTGCCATTATTTCGGGGATTATTGAACCTATCATATCTTTAACCGACACGATAGTTGCCGGGCATATTCCTACAAATACAGAAGAAATACTTGGAGCTGTGGGAATCGTTGGTTCTTTTATTACTGCAATTATTTGGATTTTTGCTCAAACATCGTATGCCATAGCTTCGCAAGTGGCACAAGGTTATGGGCAAAGTAGGCTCAGGAACTTGAAAGGATTGGTCTCTCAGGTTTTTTGGTTCAGTGCGGGGATTTCTTTAATAGGTTCCGGAATTAGTTTTGCCTTAGGAGATTCTCTCTTTCGGCTTTATGGAGCGGAAGGAAAGTTGTTGGACGTTTGTCTGCAATATTTTAACATACGTGTTTGGGGATTTCCTTTAACTCTTTTAACCATAATGCTTTACGGCGTTTTTAAAGGCGTACAGAACACTTCTTGGGCGATGGTTATCAGTGTATTTGGCGGAATTCTTAATATTATTTTGAATTTAGTTTTTGTGTTTTTATTGGATTTGGGAGTAAAAGGATTGGCTTGGGCTACTTTGATTTCACAAATAGTGATGTTTGTGCTGGCTTTGATTTTCTTGCATCAAAAAACTATTTTCAGAATATTTATTTTCAGGAAATTACATCCTTCTTTTTGGAATAATTTGATAATGAGTTTTAATCTCCTAATTCGCTCACTTTCATTACAAATTGCTTTATTTTTTGCTTTTCGTGTAGCGACAAATCTGGGGGGAGAAAGTGATAATTCTTTCGTGGCAACACATACTTTGTTGGCTCAAATTTGGCTATTTTCAGCCTTTTTTATTGATGGTTATAGCAGTGCGGGTGGAGTTCTTTCAGGAAAGTTATACGGAATGAAAAAACTGGAAACAATGACAATTTTAGTAAAAGACTTGTTGAAAATCACAATATTGATAGGATTTGCTTTGGTTTTGGTTTATTCCGTTTTTTATTTTCCGATAGGAAACTTTTTCACCAAAAATGAGGATATTCGCAATTTGTTTTTTAGTACTTTTTGGATTGTAGTCTTGATGCAACCCATTAATTCCATAACTTTCTTACTTGATGGTGTTTATAAAGGTATTGGATTTACAAAAACATTGAGAAACGTGCTTTTAGTTGCTACTTTTGTAGTATTTTTGCCTTTTTTATATTTATTTCAAAGTTTTAATTGGGAATTGAAAGGAATTTGGCTCGCTTTTTTTGCCTGGATAATCACTCGCGGACTGCTCTTGGCTCTTCATTTCAGGGCAAATTTTATTCAAAAATAATTTTATTTTAGTTACTTTTGCAGACGGAAAAACATATAAAATGCGAATCATTTCAGGAAAAAACAAAGGAAAACATCTCATTGCTCCCGCAAAGTTACCCGTTCGCCCTACAACGGATTTTGCCAAAGAAGCATTGTTTAACATATTGAATAACAACTATTATTTTGATGAAATTAGCGTTCTTGACTTATTTGCCGGAACAGGCAATATCAGCTATGAGTTCGCAAGCAGAGGAAGCCAAAACATCATTTCGGTAGATAGCCATAGTGGGTGTGTACAATTCATTACAAAAACAGCTAAAGAATTGGAATACTCTATAACTACTTTTAAATCAGATGTGTATAGTTATTTAAAAAAAACAAACCAAAAGTTTGATGTTATTTTTGCAGACCCTCCGTATGATTTTACTCAAGAAAAATTTGCTGAAATAGTAGATTTAGTTTTTGACAGAAACTTACTAAACGAAGGCGGAGTCCTCATTATAGAACATTCAAAACAAACTGATTTAGAAGACGTTTCAAACTTTTCATATTCCAAAAAATATGGAGGAAATTTATTCAGTTTTTTTGAGTTAGAGAGCTAATAAACAGAATTTTAATAATCTAATAAAATAAAAAAGTTACTCCCAAAAGAGTAACTTTTTTAATGTCTAACCTTTTTTGAATGAAATATCTATTAAGGGAAAACTCCTCTTTCTTTATATACTTGCTCTATTTTTGCCAAAGCAACAATATATGCAGCAGTTCTGTAATCTGTTTGATATTTTTCAGCTGAAGCTACCACGGCATCAAATGCAGTTTCAATTTTTTGTTTTAGCTTAACAAGTACCTCATCAATTTCCCATATTTCAGCACGTTTATTTTGCAACCACTCAAAATATGAGCCAATTACACCTCCGCTATTACAAAGAATATCAGGAATGATAGCAATGCCTCGCTTCATCAAAATTTCTTCCGCAGCAGAGTCCGTAGGTCCGTTTGCACCTTCAGCGATGAGAGTTGCTTTGATATCGTTGGCGTTATCAGTCGTGATTTGATTGCCCAAAGCAGCAGGAACTAAAAGGAAACAATCTGTTTTCCAGAACTCTGCGTTATCAATAATCTTCGCTTTAGCGTATCCACCAACTCCGCCTTTGTTTGTTTTTGCATAAGCTATTAAATCTTCCGGATTGATTCCTTCCGTATTAAGAATTGAACCTGTATGGTCTTGAACTGCAATGAGTTTAGCTCCTAATTCGTGTAAAAAATGAGCTGCCCAATAACCTACATTTCCGAAACCTTGAACAATGAATGTTTTTCCTTTCAAATCAACATTATTTTTCTTAGCCCATTTTTGAATAGAAACCACAACTCCAAATCCTGTGGCACGGTCTCTACCTTGTAATCCTCCTGACAAAACAGGCTTCCCAGTAACTACGTGTAGATTTATAGAGCGATTCGCTGGAGATTTTGCAGAAGCATAGGTATCTGAAATCCAAGCCATTATTTGAGCATTTGTATTTACGTCCGGAGCAGGAATGTCATAATCTGGTCCGATATTGTCGCCCAAAGCATATGTAAATCGGCGTGTAATTCTCTCCAACTCACCTTGTGAATATTTTGAAGGGTCTATCTGAATTCCTCCTTTTCCACCACCATAAGGAAGCCCCGCAATAGCTGATTTCCAAGTCATCCAAGTTGCCAAAGCTCTCGCAGCGTCAATATCCACAGTTGGGTGGTAACGCAATCCTCCTTTATAAGGACCTAAAGCGTTATTGTGCTGAACGCGGTATCCGGTGAAAACCTCAATAGAACCATCATCCATTTTAACAGGGAAATGCACCACGATTTCGTTCTGCGTAGAAGCTAAAATCTTGCGTACTCCTGCATCTAAATTCATTTTATCAGCGGCT
Proteins encoded in this region:
- a CDS encoding ABC transporter ATPase — translated: MYIDFKELPENSRIWIYQSNRSFTEAEQAELHTKIKTYLENWTAHGIGLTASYELRYNRFVVIGVNQELHAVSGCSLDNLAQFIQQLEKDFQVDLLDRMNVSYRQGEFIAYKNLADFKKMVKEKAVSAKTIVFNNLVNTKAEYETHWEIPMEESWHSRFL
- a CDS encoding mechanosensitive ion channel family protein produces the protein MKETEFDFFEKLKEVMNYVIFNIQGSNFTLLTLVYLIVSITVLIFASRKITYFLEHKFFVGRIAEKGNRSAIVTIIRYLILLFGFLFIFKSAGFELGAFSWLFGALGVGIGFGLQNITNNFISGIIILFERPIKIGDRIQVGDISGDVISISMRSTKIVTNDNISVIVPNSQFINGNVTNWSHNDRLVRFHYPVGVAYKEDPEKVKNIVLEIAKNHSGVLKDPAPAFWFVEYGDNSLNFELVVWTSTYIQKPIVLKSELYYEIFKEFTKHNIEIPFPQRDLHIRSGLNNI
- a CDS encoding MATE family efflux transporter; the protein is MSKVSLKEINRLAIPAIISGIIEPIISLTDTIVAGHIPTNTEEILGAVGIVGSFITAIIWIFAQTSYAIASQVAQGYGQSRLRNLKGLVSQVFWFSAGISLIGSGISFALGDSLFRLYGAEGKLLDVCLQYFNIRVWGFPLTLLTIMLYGVFKGVQNTSWAMVISVFGGILNIILNLVFVFLLDLGVKGLAWATLISQIVMFVLALIFLHQKTIFRIFIFRKLHPSFWNNLIMSFNLLIRSLSLQIALFFAFRVATNLGGESDNSFVATHTLLAQIWLFSAFFIDGYSSAGGVLSGKLYGMKKLETMTILVKDLLKITILIGFALVLVYSVFYFPIGNFFTKNEDIRNLFFSTFWIVVLMQPINSITFLLDGVYKGIGFTKTLRNVLLVATFVVFLPFLYLFQSFNWELKGIWLAFFAWIITRGLLLALHFRANFIQK
- a CDS encoding transketolase → MSNIQQLTDLTTQVRRDILRMVHKVNSGHPGGSLGCTEFLVCLYNELMEINTDFSMDGKNEDLFFLSNGHISPVFYSVLARRGYFPISELNTFRLLNSRLQGHPTPHEGLEGVRIASGSLGQGLSVGIGAALTKKLNGDKHLVYTLHGDGELQEGQIWEAAMYAGGKGVDNLIATVDYNKKQIDGSTDNVLPLGDLRAKFEAFGWQVIDIEKGNDIPSILQGMQKAKSLTGKGKPVCVLLHTEMGNGVDFMMGTHAWHGKAPNDEQLAKALAQNPETLGDY
- a CDS encoding RsmD family RNA methyltransferase encodes the protein MRIISGKNKGKHLIAPAKLPVRPTTDFAKEALFNILNNNYYFDEISVLDLFAGTGNISYEFASRGSQNIISVDSHSGCVQFITKTAKELEYSITTFKSDVYSYLKKTNQKFDVIFADPPYDFTQEKFAEIVDLVFDRNLLNEGGVLIIEHSKQTDLEDVSNFSYSKKYGGNLFSFFELES
- the rpsA gene encoding 30S ribosomal protein S1, encoding MAEQKQTQEEFLQNFDWTKYQEGIEGVQEDKLKNFEDLVKNNFVDTQDNEVVEGTVVRITDREAIIDINAKSEGVISLNEFRYNPNLKVGDKVEVLIDIREDKTGQLVLSHRKARTIKAWDRVNLAHENGEIVNGFVKSRTKGGMIVDVFGIEAFLPGSQIDVKPIRDYEQYVNKTMEFKIVKVNHEFKNVVVSHKALIEADIEEQKKEIIGQLEKGQVLEGVVKNITSYGVFVDLGGVDGLIHITDLSWSRINHPNEVVELDQKLNVVILDFDDNKSRIQLGLKQLSKHPWDALADDLKVGDKVKGKVVVIADYGAFVEIAEGVEGLVHVSEMSWSTHLRSAQDFVNLGDEIEAVVLTLDRDERKMSLGIKQLTSDPWANIATKYPVGSKHVGTVRNFTNFGVFVELEEGIDGLIYISDLSWSKKIKHPSEFVNVGDKLDVVVLELDVDARKLSLGHKQTTENPWDKYEVDFAVGTVHSGTISKMVDKGATVEFNEDIVAFIPTRHLEKEDGKKLGKGDTADFKVIEFNKEFKRVVASHTSIFREEEEKIAKEASSSTTTVEKSTLGDLEALQELKDKMEKGK
- a CDS encoding TIGR00341 family protein; the protein is MSAMNDTNEKPKSILEQTKEFLSELMNIRQDTDRKATIESIKADISFKGHTSWILICSIVIASLGLNANSTAVIIGAMLISPLMGPILGMALSLAINDVDLLRRAVKNFGVMVVLSVTSAFVFFWLFPLRDTSSELLARTSPDIRDVLIAFFGGLALVIARAKRGTMASVIFGVAIATALMPPLCTVGFFLAVGDWKLALGALYLFLINTIFIGLATFLVLRFLRLPMVVYANSSKRKRISNIAYICATLVMVPAGYTFYEVWRVSQFKNNANTFIETSIDTYEFDGGRFLKDLSKVEYNNGNPYIELVFFGDIPIPDEVKTLWNNQKEAYPYLKNTELRILNDSRERDQSLYVQELYNTNKEQLISSQSKIKLLQDQVETLGKYNKEAAKFQQITKEIAVNYEDIASVSFANELKSNFKKIDTIPVFRIQWKKEPKKDERKAEIEKLRKWLSTRLNNKKVLVKEEN
- a CDS encoding glycosyltransferase family 4 protein, whose translation is MKKVLIITYYWKPAGGPGVQRWIKFVKYLRDFNIEPIVYIPENPEYPIIDERIGEDLPSDIQVIKHPIWEPYGLASLFSKKKTQKISSGIIPRKKVSFIEKIMLWIRGNLFIPDARKFWIKPSVNFLSNFIQENEIQTVITTSPPHSVHLIGYYLKKKFPQLKWISDFRDPWTTIGYYKDLRLTKWADKKHKFWEKEILQSSDLVIVTSFKTKEEFSQITKKPIKVTTNGYDIVNQPKAKVSDKFLISHIGSLLSDRNPKVLWKVLADLVAENKEFAENFELCFAGKISSDVEEEIDSLGLSKYTTNMGYISHNEAIELQQKSQVLLLIEINSKETECIIPGKLFEYMISGRPILAIGPENWDVIKIIKETNTGCFVGYDNETKIKEIILAWYNNYKHNNLKTNPIGLAPYSRKNLTEKLAELIKNV
- a CDS encoding Glu/Leu/Phe/Val family dehydrogenase; the protein is MSNDTEKKRTGMYENVMHEFNKAADKMNLDAGVRKILASTQNEIVVHFPVKMDDGSIEVFTGYRVQHNNALGPYKGGLRYHPTVDIDAARALATWMTWKSAIAGLPYGGGKGGIQIDPSKYSQGELERITRRFTYALGDNIGPDYDIPAPDVNTNAQIMAWISDTYASAKSPANRSINLHVVTGKPVLSGGLQGRDRATGFGVVVSIQKWAKKNNVDLKGKTFIVQGFGNVGYWAAHFLHELGAKLIAVQDHTGSILNTEGINPEDLIAYAKTNKGGVGGYAKAKIIDNAEFWKTDCFLLVPAALGNQITTDNANDIKATLIAEGANGPTDSAAEEILMKRGIAIIPDILCNSGGVIGSYFEWLQNKRAEIWEIDEVLVKLKQKIETAFDAVVASAEKYQTDYRTAAYIVALAKIEQVYKERGVFP
- the queA gene encoding tRNA preQ1(34) S-adenosylmethionine ribosyltransferase-isomerase QueA, coding for MKLSNFNFDLPKELLAEYPSENRDEARLMVLHRKTGEIEHRLFKDVIDYFDDQDVFVLNNTKVFPARLYGNKEKTKAKIEVFLLRELNAEQRLWDVLVDPARKIRIGNKLYFGKDDSLVAEVIDNTTSRGRTLRFLYDGSYEEFRNKLTELGQTPLPKYISRAVEPEDEERYQTIYAKHEGAVAAPTAGLHFSKHLMKRLEIKGINFAEVTLHVGLGTFSPVEVEDLSKHKMDSEEVFIPEDQTKIINKAKLNKKKVCAVGTTVMRALESSVSSENTVNPYIGWTNKFIFPPYDFSVANAMITNFHTPKSTLLMMVSAFGGHDLVMRAYKEAVAEKYKFYSYGDAMLIL